The Nitrospira sp. genome has a segment encoding these proteins:
- a CDS encoding Gfo/Idh/MocA family oxidoreductase produces the protein MTIVSPTISHRRTEPQSAAQAPTPPPMRVAIIGAGRGGTALLDVLHQIGTIEVVGIVDKNPTAPGLRRAQELNVAVYDQVPDLIKNQQPNLVMDVTGDPTMESVLEDQVPSGTDIVNGQTSRLLWLLVQYESTLQTELLHAEKLAGIGSFAAGIAHDINNPLQLILGLAENLAEETDLNEVHLQARDIIDAVKRTTAICRDLTSYSRRTSLRHEGLVGVNAKLDEALKIARYAVALQDIEIRKHYQSDVTAKGNPDQLLHVFVNLITNAVQAMEHQGILTLETATVGGSTQVRVSDTGSGIAPELLNRIFDPFFTTKPPGKGTGLGLYNIKNVIHHMHGTITVESQVGRGSTFTLTFPGETSQSEGASS, from the coding sequence ATGACGATCGTCTCACCGACCATTTCCCACCGACGAACCGAGCCTCAATCGGCCGCCCAGGCTCCCACGCCGCCTCCGATGAGAGTCGCCATCATCGGAGCGGGCCGTGGGGGAACAGCCCTCCTGGATGTGCTTCATCAAATCGGCACGATTGAAGTCGTCGGTATTGTCGACAAGAATCCAACGGCACCAGGCCTCAGGCGAGCCCAAGAACTCAACGTGGCCGTCTATGACCAGGTACCGGACCTTATCAAAAACCAACAACCGAACCTCGTGATGGATGTGACCGGTGATCCCACCATGGAGTCTGTGCTTGAAGATCAAGTGCCTTCCGGAACCGATATCGTCAATGGACAGACCTCTCGGCTGCTGTGGTTACTTGTACAATATGAATCGACATTGCAGACCGAGTTGCTCCATGCGGAAAAACTCGCGGGCATCGGCTCGTTTGCTGCCGGCATCGCCCACGATATCAATAATCCCCTCCAGCTCATTCTGGGCCTGGCGGAAAATCTCGCCGAGGAAACAGACCTGAACGAGGTGCACCTTCAGGCAAGAGACATTATCGACGCCGTCAAGCGAACGACGGCGATTTGTCGAGACCTGACGTCCTATTCCCGCCGCACCTCTCTCCGTCACGAGGGGTTGGTCGGTGTGAATGCAAAACTGGACGAAGCCCTGAAGATCGCCCGCTACGCCGTCGCCCTCCAAGACATCGAGATTCGTAAGCACTACCAATCGGATGTGACCGCGAAGGGAAATCCTGATCAACTCCTCCATGTGTTCGTCAATCTTATTACCAACGCGGTCCAGGCCATGGAACACCAAGGAATCTTAACTCTGGAAACGGCGACCGTAGGCGGGAGTACGCAGGTCCGTGTCTCGGACACCGGCAGCGGCATTGCCCCGGAATTGCTGAACCGCATCTTTGATCCGTTTTTCACCACAAAGCCGCCCGGTAAGGGAACCGGTCTGGGCCTCTACAATATCAAGAATGTCATCCACCAC
- a CDS encoding response regulator: protein MSEFKSGFFVGGESCNGRVLVVDDEPDIRKVVRMTLQKGGYDVLEAENGEKAIEVINSGENRLLLDVIICDIRMPKVNGIEAIAYFRQNYPRVPLIVLTGFPDTDMATSLLRQGVVDYLVKPVEGDKLKASVARAMEQRELAHL, encoded by the coding sequence ATGAGTGAATTCAAATCCGGGTTCTTCGTGGGAGGTGAGAGCTGCAACGGGCGAGTACTGGTCGTCGATGACGAGCCCGACATTCGTAAGGTCGTCCGCATGACACTCCAAAAAGGCGGGTACGATGTTCTCGAAGCGGAAAATGGGGAAAAGGCCATTGAGGTCATCAACTCCGGCGAAAACCGGCTGCTCCTTGATGTCATCATCTGCGACATCCGCATGCCCAAAGTGAATGGGATCGAAGCGATTGCCTATTTCCGCCAGAACTATCCTCGTGTTCCGCTGATTGTTCTGACCGGATTCCCAGATACCGACATGGCGACCTCATTACTCCGGCAGGGCGTGGTGGATTATCTGGTGAAGCCGGTCGAAGGTGACAAACTGAAGGCTTCCGTGGCACGAGCCATGGAGCAGCGTGAATTGGCCCATCTCTGA